The following are encoded in a window of Chitinivibrionales bacterium genomic DNA:
- a CDS encoding HAD-IIA family hydrolase: MTVEKESIKGKSAFICDMDGVIYHGNRLLEGAGEFVAWLKKNDKRFLFLTNSSASTRKELKQKLARMGIELQEQHFYTSALATAQFLSWQLPQGSAYVIGEGGLINALYDVGFSSNEINPDYVVVGETRAYNYEKIERAVRLVLDGAKLIGTNSDITGPTEKGIVPACRALISPIELATDTRAYFIGKPNPLIMRHALKELGCRREETIIIGDRMDTDIIAGIESEIDTVLVLSGVTAEADLLKYPYQPKVVMKDIGQLFK, from the coding sequence ATGACAGTGGAAAAGGAATCGATCAAAGGAAAATCGGCGTTTATTTGCGATATGGACGGCGTGATTTATCACGGTAACCGTCTGCTTGAAGGCGCTGGTGAATTTGTAGCGTGGTTGAAAAAAAATGATAAGCGATTTCTCTTCCTGACCAACAGCAGTGCATCCACAAGAAAGGAGCTGAAACAGAAGCTTGCAAGAATGGGGATCGAGCTTCAGGAACAGCACTTTTATACCAGCGCACTCGCTACCGCCCAGTTTTTAAGCTGGCAACTTCCCCAGGGAAGTGCCTATGTTATTGGTGAAGGTGGCCTTATCAATGCGCTCTATGATGTTGGATTTTCTTCAAACGAAATCAACCCCGACTACGTGGTTGTCGGGGAAACCAGAGCATACAATTATGAAAAAATCGAACGCGCGGTACGATTGGTGCTCGATGGTGCAAAGCTTATCGGGACCAATTCCGATATTACCGGGCCCACCGAGAAAGGGATAGTCCCTGCCTGCAGGGCGCTGATTTCGCCGATTGAACTGGCTACCGATACCCGCGCCTATTTTATCGGTAAGCCAAACCCGCTGATTATGCGGCATGCACTGAAAGAACTCGGTTGCAGGAGGGAAGAAACTATCATTATCGGTGACAGAATGGATACCGATATTATTGCAGGAATCGAATCGGAAATCGATACAGTGTTGGTTCTTTCGGGTGTTACTGCCGAGGCGGATTTACTGAAATATCCCTATCAGCCAAAAGTTGTCATGAAAGATATCGGACAATTATTTAAATAA
- a CDS encoding NAD-dependent epimerase/dehydratase family protein, protein MVNFQKNTVVVSVITGVTGFVGGYLAKSLLSHGHTVVGIDQWAQCPWPKVDYSQINILDNASMLHLLDRVRPDYIYHLAAISYLPDADATPGRALEINIMGTVSLLDAVRNSCPSARVLVVGSSKEYGSNAVSDLIAEQTPPAPTDFYGISKFSAEMIGIQYVRQFGLDIRFSRSFNHTGPGQSPRFVCSDWAKQIAEISETKGDSKIKVGDLEVEIDFSDVRDVVEAYYRICTKGKKGETYNVCRGDTVSLDYILTCLLGKTDKKITVEQSKQKLRSHKASPKIAGDNTKLRSHTGWKPGISIEKTLDDLYAYWLKSLKNR, encoded by the coding sequence ATAGTAAATTTTCAAAAGAATACTGTTGTGGTCTCTGTAATCACCGGGGTAACCGGATTTGTCGGTGGATATTTAGCGAAGAGTCTTCTTTCTCACGGCCATACTGTGGTGGGTATCGATCAATGGGCTCAGTGTCCCTGGCCGAAAGTCGACTATTCTCAGATTAATATCCTTGATAATGCAAGTATGTTACACCTTTTGGACCGTGTTCGGCCCGACTATATCTATCATCTTGCCGCTATCAGCTATCTCCCCGACGCCGACGCCACACCGGGCAGGGCACTCGAAATTAATATTATGGGGACAGTTTCACTGCTCGATGCGGTCCGAAACAGTTGCCCATCGGCGCGAGTCCTTGTGGTTGGGTCGTCGAAAGAGTACGGAAGCAATGCTGTTTCGGATTTAATAGCTGAACAGACACCCCCGGCCCCCACCGATTTTTACGGTATATCAAAATTCAGTGCGGAAATGATCGGCATTCAATATGTTCGTCAATTCGGACTGGACATCAGATTTTCCCGCTCTTTCAACCACACCGGTCCCGGACAATCTCCACGATTTGTCTGTTCCGACTGGGCAAAACAAATTGCAGAAATCAGCGAAACAAAGGGCGACTCAAAAATTAAAGTCGGTGATCTTGAGGTAGAAATCGACTTTTCCGATGTTCGGGATGTCGTTGAAGCATACTATCGGATCTGTACAAAAGGAAAGAAAGGTGAAACCTATAATGTTTGCCGGGGAGATACGGTATCGCTGGATTATATCCTCACCTGCCTTCTGGGCAAAACCGATAAAAAAATTACCGTAGAACAATCAAAACAGAAACTGCGATCCCATAAAGCAAGCCCGAAGATTGCTGGTGACAATACAAAGCTCCGCTCCCATACCGGATGGAAACCCGGAATCTCAATCGAAAAAACCCTGGATGATCTGTATGCCTACTGGCTGAAGAGTCTTAAGAACCGCTGA